The following nucleotide sequence is from Achromobacter spanius.
GCATGGCGCCAGGTTGGTGGCGCGCACCACCACCAGCGTCACCGCAATGGCGAAGGCCATGACCCAGGCAACGAAGAACAGTTGCACGGTAACCACCATGCCGCTGAGCAGCAGCTGGTATTGGGATGCATCTAGCAAGCTCATAAAGCGTCGGCCCTTGGCGGTTGCGCGGCCATCAGCCGGCGATGGGGCCGATCTTGAACCCGCGCTCCAGCTTGTAGGGCGTGGTGGGGCCGAACCACTTGTCGAACAGCTTGGCCGCCGCGCCCGAGCTCTCGGCTTCGTCCAGCGCCTGGTTCACGGTTTGCAGCATGCGCGTCTCGGACTTGCGCACACCCAGGCCCCAGGGTTCGTCAAACACCGACTTGCCGATCACGCTGACGGGCGCCGTGGGCGGGCTTTGCAGCACCAGGCGCACCAGCACCAGTTCCGACGCAAATTGCGCATCCACCTTCTTTTGCTGCAAGGCCAGGTAAGTGGCCGAACTGTCGCCATAACCAATCACCTTGGACTTGTCCAGGATGCGCTTGATCTCGCGTTCCGAGCTGGAGCCCTTGGTGGCGCCAATGCGGTGGCCGTTCAGCGCTTCGATGCTGTCCAGGCCCGAGTCCTTGCGCACCAACAGCTTTTGCGGGCTGACGTAGTAAGCATGGCTGAAGGAAATCTGTTCAGCGCGATCCGGCGAATAGCCCAGGTTGGCGGCCAGGATGTCCACGCGCCCTTCATTCAATTCCGGCACGCGCGCCGCCACCGACAGCAGCTTGTAGCTGATCTTCACGCCCAGCTTGTCGGCGACGAGCTTGCACACGTCCACGTCATAGCCCACCAACTGGCGGGTGGCGCCGTCCTGGAAGCTGAACGGCTGCGACGTGCCCAACGTGCCGCAGACGAGTTCGCCGCGCGCCTTGATGTCGTCGACTTGATCCGCTTGCGCGGTGGCGCCCAGCGCCAGCGTGGTCAGGCCCAGGCAGGCCGCGAAGATGGAGTGGCGTTTCATGGTTGATTCCCCTTGTGTGTTGTGTGGTGGTCAAACGGTCTTGCGTAGCGTGGTGTGCCGCCTGGCGTTCAGGCCAGCTTGGCGCAGGCCTCGCGAATGGCGGAACATCCTTGCTTGATATCTTCCAGCGACGCGGCGAACGACAGCCGGAACGTGCCGGGCGCGCCGTAGGCGTTGCCGTCGATCACGGCCACGCCCGCCTCGCGCAGCAGGTAGTGCGTCAGGTCGGTGTCGGTGGCGATGACGTCGCCAGCGGGCGTTTTTTTGCCCAGCAGGCCCGAGCAGTCCGGAAATACGTAGAACGCGCCTTGCGGCACGACGATGCTCAGGCCCGGCGTACCGGACAACTCGGCAACCGCCAGGTCGCGGCGCGTTTTGAAAACCTTGGCGAATTCGGTCACGCAATCCTGTGGGCCGGACAGGGCCTCAAGCGCCGCCGCCTGGCTGACCGACGACGCGCCCGACGTGCTTTGTGATTGCAGAATCGCCATCGCCTTGATCAATTCGTCGGGCCCCGCGCCATAGCCGATGCGCCAGCCCGTCATGGCGTAGGCCTTGGACACGCCGTTGACCACCAGCGTGCGGTCGGCCAGTTCGGGCGCCACCTGCAGCGGATGCACCGTCGGCTCGTCCGTGAAATTGAGCCGGGCATAGATGTCGTCCGTCATCAGCCAGACGTGCGGATGGCGCTTGAGCACGTCGGTCAGCCCACGCAATTCGTCGGCGGTATAGACCGAGCCGGTGGGGTTGCTGGGCGCGTTCATCATCAACCACTTGGTGCGCGGCGTGATGGCTTGTTCTAGCGCCTGGGGCGTGAGCTTGTAGTCCGTGGCCGGCAAGGTCTGCACCACGACCGGCACCCCGCCGTTGACCAGCACCATGTCGGGGTACGACACCCAGAACGGCGCGGGGATCAGCACCTCGTCGCCGTCATTCAACGTGGCGGCCAGACCATTGAAAATCACCTGCTTGGCGCCGGTGCTCACGATGATCCGCGCCACGGGATAGTCCACGCCCGTGGCCGCTTGAACATGGCCGCGCGCGGCACGGCGCAACGCCGCCGTGCCCTGGGCAGGCGGGTATTTGGTTTCGCCACGGTTCATCGCGGCGGTGGCGGCCTGGCGGATATGTTCCGGCGTTGAAAAGTCGGGTTCGCCAATCGTCAGGTCGATGATCCGGCGGCCTTGTTCGCGCAGTTCGGCAATGATGGCGCGCGCGGCAACGCTGGGCGACAGCTTGATGCGCTTGATGCGGTCTGCAATGATGCTCATTTGGCGCCGCCCGTCTTTTCGGCAATGGTCTTTGCCAACCACGGCTTGGTGTAGGTGCCGGCACGCAGCTTTTCCTTGGCCACGGCTTCATCGGCTTCCTTCTTTTGCGCCAGGGCCAGTACGGCGGCCGCGTGTTCGGCGGGAATCACCACCACGCCGTCGGCATCGCCCACGACCACATCGCCCGGGTTGACCACCTGCCCGCCCACGGACACCGGCACGTTGATTTCGCCCGGGCCGTCCTTATACGGACCCTTGTGCGACACGGCACGCGCGAAGCAGCCGAATTCGCCTTGGCCAAAGACGTCCACGTCGCGCACCGCGCCGTCGATGACAAAGCCCGCGATGCCGCGCGACTGCGCATCCATCATCATCAGCTCGCCCACCAGCGCGTTACTGGCATCGCCCGCGCCATCGACAACGATGACGTCGCCCGCCGCGCCCATCGAAATCGCCTGATGGATCAACAGGTTGTCACCGGGACGGGTCTTGACGGTCAGCGCCAGGCCGACCATGCGGCGCGTGCCGCCATGCATCGGGCGCAGGCCCGACACGCCGTACAGGCGATTCATGCAGTCGCTGATCTGGGCGGAGCCGATATCGGCAAAGCTGGCCAGCACGTCGGCGGCCACGGCCGGCGCCGACCGAGAAAGAATGCGAAATCCGATGGGAGTCATAAGAAAGTCGAGGGGGATGAATGCGTCAAGCGATTAAGCGAATACGCATTACAAAGCCCCGCGCACCTTTCCTCAAAACGATATAAATTCCCAGCTAATCAGGAATTTTTTTCGTGCATACGCTCGTTAAGGGTTATCCCTTATTCGTAATCGGGGGAGCTTAATCGTCCCCGCCGCCGTTGGCGGCCCGCGCTTCCGACAGTGCGATCGTCAGGTTGACGACCTTCTTCTTCAACTGGTCGCGCTCTTCCGTCACGCGCGCCAACACCCCACGCAATCGCGCCACTTCGGCTGGCAAATCGGCGATGTGTTCGATCGGCACCTCGGGCGGGGCTTCGCGGGGCGGCGGCGCCTTGGCCAGGCGCACTTCGCGCGCGGCCTGTTGCAGTTCTTTCTTGCCGCCCGCCACCGCCGCCGCCTGGCGCTCGGGCGGCAAGGACGCGACTGCCGCCGCGGCATTGATGGAAATCGCGCCCTCTTTCACGGCGCGCACCAGTTCCGGCGCGGCGGCTTTCTGAATCTTTTCGATCTGCCCCAGGGTATTGCTGCTGATGCGCGCGGCGCGTGCCAGCGCCTGGCGGCTGGG
It contains:
- a CDS encoding aminotransferase class I/II-fold pyridoxal phosphate-dependent enzyme; amino-acid sequence: MSIIADRIKRIKLSPSVAARAIIAELREQGRRIIDLTIGEPDFSTPEHIRQAATAAMNRGETKYPPAQGTAALRRAARGHVQAATGVDYPVARIIVSTGAKQVIFNGLAATLNDGDEVLIPAPFWVSYPDMVLVNGGVPVVVQTLPATDYKLTPQALEQAITPRTKWLMMNAPSNPTGSVYTADELRGLTDVLKRHPHVWLMTDDIYARLNFTDEPTVHPLQVAPELADRTLVVNGVSKAYAMTGWRIGYGAGPDELIKAMAILQSQSTSGASSVSQAAALEALSGPQDCVTEFAKVFKTRRDLAVAELSGTPGLSIVVPQGAFYVFPDCSGLLGKKTPAGDVIATDTDLTHYLLREAGVAVIDGNAYGAPGTFRLSFAASLEDIKQGCSAIREACAKLA
- a CDS encoding RraA family protein — encoded protein: MTPIGFRILSRSAPAVAADVLASFADIGSAQISDCMNRLYGVSGLRPMHGGTRRMVGLALTVKTRPGDNLLIHQAISMGAAGDVIVVDGAGDASNALVGELMMMDAQSRGIAGFVIDGAVRDVDVFGQGEFGCFARAVSHKGPYKDGPGEINVPVSVGGQVVNPGDVVVGDADGVVVIPAEHAAAVLALAQKKEADEAVAKEKLRAGTYTKPWLAKTIAEKTGGAK
- a CDS encoding ABC transporter substrate-binding protein yields the protein MKRHSIFAACLGLTTLALGATAQADQVDDIKARGELVCGTLGTSQPFSFQDGATRQLVGYDVDVCKLVADKLGVKISYKLLSVAARVPELNEGRVDILAANLGYSPDRAEQISFSHAYYVSPQKLLVRKDSGLDSIEALNGHRIGATKGSSSEREIKRILDKSKVIGYGDSSATYLALQQKKVDAQFASELVLVRLVLQSPPTAPVSVIGKSVFDEPWGLGVRKSETRMLQTVNQALDEAESSGAAAKLFDKWFGPTTPYKLERGFKIGPIAG